The Naumovozyma castellii chromosome 4, complete genome genome contains a region encoding:
- the UBP15 gene encoding ubiquitin-specific protease UBP15 (ancestral locus Anc_5.18) — protein MSTPTEVYGSIINTVDLGKRSEKILPSLNSSSDEELEVLVEDSFTWHIDDWFSLTGPKYASPRVKIGDFEWDLLLFPQGNHNKGLAVYVEPHPKERRNEETGLMEAVDPNWYCCAQFAVCLSRPEEDSEINLVNKSHHRFDSADTDWGFANLIDLNHLKYPSKNYSLSFLKDGQLNVTVYVRILKDPTGVLWHNFVNYDSKKVTGYVGFRNQGATCYLNSLLQSYFFTKYFRKLVYQIPTENESPNDSVPLALQRAFYQLQVSDIPLDTLELTRSFGWDSAEAFTQHDVQELNRILMDRLENRMKGTPVEGKLNELFVGKMKSYIKCINVDYESSRVEDFWDLQLNVKNLKGLEESFKNYIEIELMNGENQYAAQDFGLQDAEKGVIFESFPPILHLQLKRFEYDFNYDQLIKINDRYEFPESIDVSPYMDKKALRENKESCKYTLHGVLVHTGDISTGHYYAMIKPDLQDQWYRFDDEKVWKVTKKQVFEENFGMNKLPEEEIRGMTREQYQNYLITRHTSAYMLVYIREDKEPEVLQPVSETDVPSYVVTRVEKETQERVEREKEIREAHLFLRLNIHSMKNFINYEGFDISSVDNAAGFLSEDLNDGSEQPLSLKLARTTTLKEFYKLLKESLKIHSEREIKYWKMEYRKNNTLRIAEPIPVLDENTSLEEALEITKDMKFSSLNIFVEEPYLELHYLHKLKEENLLKSAVLTEELIHYLRNNIEEIVAKEDIPKPTENLTGSQVFLLLKKFDPLLQRLVGFCHCIMGQTDLISEIGQLTADILDTKSEIQFFEEISAPALEKIHSSEKLYSAELRTGDILSFQTPDVNLTAEFPTYKHIEEFYEFLRHRVKLRFTRAEENSEEYVLESKDNKSFEFWISAYAPYDEVAKLVSTYAQVDPDHLKIFAVYANGRFPLKSKCVLNDYLIKDYNCESIPPFEYEILSISLKELEQLRPIKFYWLKDSYIHYQSFEFEVSNTFTIRQFLEKIQNKIGFSDQDKDNILIWTNSRFEFQNILVETTIFKDIEKGTFLFGRVLPEEVRLFREITAITDKYSQIREQNEEAGEEDDLSSINDDVNEDAITNSAEEKEILELPGRLIIVSQYFKEPQNRHGISFLFTLLPDEPFTETRKRLHERFGLGQKEFAKIKLAISFKAPNGPVFKGLQNYTDNDLEKLCLFNILNNLDYIYMDHPDRLRSHSSYDRPMVIKN, from the coding sequence ATGAGTACCCCTACTGAAGTGTACGGATCCATTATAAATACTGTTGACCTGGGCAAACGTTCAGAGAAGATTCTTCCTTCGTTAAATTCGTCTAGTGATGAAGAACTAGAAGTTCTGGTGGAAGATTCTTTTACATGGCACATTGACGATTGGTTCAGTCTCACCGGTCCTAAATATGCTTCACCTAGAGTAAAGATTGGGGATTTTGAATGGGATTTGTTATTATTCCCCCAAGGAAATCATAATAAAGGTTTGGCAGTATACGTGGAACCGCATCCAAAAGAGAGAAGAAACGAAGAAACTGGGCTAATGGAGGCAGTTGATCCAAATTGGTACTGTTGTGCTCAATTTGCTGTGTGTTTGTCTAGACCAGAGGAGGATAGTGAAATTAACCTGGTGAATAAATCCCACCACCGCTTCGATAGTGCAGATACAGATTGGGGTTTCGCGAATCTCATTGATTTGAACCATTTAAAGTATCcatcaaagaattattcATTGAGTTTTCTTAAGGATGGTCAACTAAATGTGACAGTGTATGTCCGAATCTTGAAAGACCCTACTGGAGTGTTGTGGCATAACTTTGTTAATTACGATTCGAAAAAAGTGACAGGTTACGTAGGGTTTAGAAATCAGGGTGCTACATGTTACTTAAATTCATTGTTGCaatcatatttctttacGAAGTACTTTAGAAAGTTAGTCTATCAGATCCCAACCGAAAATGAAAGTCCAAATGACAGTGTCCCATTAGCATTACAACGAGCATTTTATCAGTTACAAGTTTCAGATATTCCGTTAGATACTTTGGAACTAACAAGATCTTTTGGTTGGGATAGCGCTGAAGCGTTTACTCAACATGATGTCCAAGAATTAAACCGTATCTTAATGGATAGGTTAGAAAATAGAATGAAAGGTACACCCGTTGAAggaaaattgaatgaattatttgttgggaaaatgaaaagttACATTAAATGTATAAATGTTGATTATGAATCTTCCAGAGTGGAAGATTTTTGGGATTTGCAATTGAATgtaaaaaatttgaaaggCTTAGAGGAGTCGTTTAAGAACTACATTGAAATTGAGCTAATGAATGGTGAGAATCAATATGCAGCTCAAGATTTCGGGTTGCAAGATGCTGAAAAGGGTGTTATCTTTGAATCCTTCCCTCCTATCTTACATTTACAATTGAAGAGATTTGAATATGATTTCAATTATGAccaattaataaaaatcaATGATCGTTATGAGTTCCCAGAATCAATCGACGTTTCACCCTATATGGATAAGAAAGCATTACgtgaaaataaagaatcgTGTAAATATACATTACATGGTGTTCTAGTGCATACAGGTGATATTTCCACTGGGCATTATTATGCAATGATAAAACCAGACCTTCAGGATCAATGGTATAGatttgatgatgagaaGGTTTGGAAGGTAACAAAAAAACAggtatttgaagaaaattttggtATGAACAAGTTGcctgaagaagaaattcgTGGTATGACGAGAGAGCAATACCAAAATTACCTAATCACCCGTCATACCAGTGCATATATGCTTGTATATATAAGAGAGGACAAAGAACCGGAAGTACTACAACCAGTCTCAGAGACTGATGTTCCATCTTACGTGGTCACACGAGTGGAGAAAGAAACACAAGAAAGAgttgaaagagaaaaagaaatccGAGAAGCTCATTTATTCTTAAGGTTGAATATAcattcaatgaaaaattttataaattatGAAGGGtttgatatttcttcaGTGGATAATGCAGCAGGATTCTTGAGTGAAGATCTCAATGACGGAAGTGAGCAACCattatctttgaaattagCACGAACCACAACTCTGAAAGAGTTTTATAAGTTACTTAAGGAAAGTCTAAAAATTCACTCGGAAAGAGAGATCAAGTATTGGAAAATGGAGTATCGCAAAAACAACACTTTGAGAATTGCTGAGCCAATCCCGGTGTTGGATGAAAACACATCCCTAGAGGAGGCCCTAGAGATTACAAAAGATATGaagttttcttctttgaacATATTTGTGGAAGAACCATACCTAGAACTACATTATTTGcataaattgaaagaggAAAACCTATTAAAATCCGCTGTATTAACTGAAGAACTAATCCACTACTTGAGgaataatattgaagagaTTGTTGCAAAGGAGGACATTCCGAAACCGACTGAAAACCTTACAGGTTCTCAAGTATTCCTacttttaaagaaatttgacCCGCTGTTACAACGGTTGGTTGGTTTCTGTCACTGTATTATGGGTCAGACCGATCTTATTTCTGAAATTGGCCAGCTTACAGCAGATATATTGGACACTAAATCAGAGATACAGTTTTTTGAAGAGATATCTGCCCCAGCTCTTGAAAAGATACACTCCTCAGAGAAATTATATTCAGCTGAGTTGAGAACTGGTGATATTCTGTCGTTCCAAACTCCAGATGTTAACTTAACAGCTGAATTTCCAACATACAAGCATATTGAAGAGTTTTATGAATTTTTAAGACATCGTGTAAAGTTAAGATTTACTAGAGCAGAAGAAAATAGTGAGGAATATGTCCTAGAAAGCAAGGATAATAAATCCTTTGAGTTTTGGATATCCGCATATGCCCCTTATGATGAGGTGGCCAAACTGGTTTCGACCTATGCTCAAGTTGATCCTGATCATCTAAAAATATTTGCTGTCTATGCAAATGGAAGATTCCCCTTGAAATCCAAATGTGTATTGAATGACTATTTAATCAAAGATTACAATTGCGAATCAATTCCTCCTTTTGAATATGAGATTTTGTCTATATCACTAAAGGAATTAGAACAACTAAGACCAATCAAATTTTATTGGTTGAAAGATAgttatattcattatcaaagttttgaatttgaagtttCAAACACTTTCACTATAAGACAATTTCTagaaaagattcaaaataaaattggcTTTAGTGATCAGGATAAGGACAATATACTGATTTGGACCAATTCCAGGTTTGAATTCCAAAACATTTTAGTTGAGACGACCATTTTCAAAGACATTGAAAAGGGCACTTTTCTCTTTGGTAGGGTTCTGCCAGAGGAAGTACGTCTGTTCAGAGAAATTACAGCTATTACCGATAAATATAGCCAAATTAGAGAGCAAAACGAAGAAGCTGGAGAGGAGGACGATCTTTCATCGatcaatgatgatgttaATGAAGATGCAATAACAAACTCAGCTGAGGAAAAGGAGATTTTGGAACTTCCGGGCAGATTAATTATTGTTAGCCAATACTTCAAAGAACCACAAAACAGGCACGGTATTTCGTTCTTGTTCACTTTATTACCGGATGAACCATTCACTGAAACAAGAAAACGTCTTCATGAAAGATTTGGCCTTGGTCAAAAGGAATTTGCCAAAATTAAATTAGCAATTTCATTCAAGGCACCCAATGGTCCTGTTTTCAAAGGCTTACAAAACTATACCGATAATGATCTTGAAAAACTTTGTCtgttcaatattttgaacaatttaGATTATATCTACATGGATCATCCTGATAGACTAAGATCCCACAGTTCTTATGATAGACCCATGGTcattaaaaattaa
- the YME2 gene encoding Yme2p (ancestral locus Anc_5.19) — protein sequence MLRTLQIRPIWTPGVKYPLRVGKRFVSTEIQEKDQQAGESNTATDTGVIHKTEEETLIYFDNVYPRATSVWNPTLWYNLLLRNQSREAVREKIQNFASPTSNPIHGLRLRSTIPVKRDGGVFATFLIPGRYTKAQVNSLIQQNTAKESSRTLIGKYFTKATAFPVKGTPWIEDLRRLPNTTIVVKFQGPPLTEEEMYSLFRRYGTIVDIYPAGSVATDGYARVKYRSYRGAICAKNCVSGIEIRNTVVHIQYDAIIQGHIFSNFFVNHTRIAIPVLIALLSIFAVLVFDPIREFSIEQKITHKYSLSFGNPLFKSVRKFTSSTVSSFRNYLGRNEEKQAEKHLWEERIESVNDLKMWLEENINTFVIVRGPRGTGKHDLVMQHTLNDRENVLYLDCDKLIKSRTDAKFLKNVSSQLGYFPVFPWIDSVTNIIDLMVQGLTGQKTGLSETKETQFRNMLTTTMMALRHIALKDYKPVVTNGDTTINVKEEDYLQQHPEAKPVVVLDSFEGKADINGFVYRELSDWATMLVQTNVAHVIFLTETIGSNQVLTESFPNQVFKTLILSDASKENSREYVLYRLKENQIQKEEATNENEDAPEQKVNIFDEKDLHDIDEVLEPLGGRMLDLQAFVRRVKSGEEPKEALDKMIEQASEQITQMFLSDKVDSLKSAQAWELIGLLSESPVVSFHDIIYRPLFKSAPELGILELENNGLITVTRNRGVLQEIHPAKPLYRAAFSYLQKDSRLSKVLKTRYLLKVISFETSRIKGWEEELRPLGKVRDLKQFKSRLDYLSGKIDVSSATISKCEDEVKELSKND from the coding sequence ATGTTGAGAACATTGCAAATACGTCCAATATGGACCCCTGGAGTTAAGTATCCATTACGAGTTGGTAAAAGATTTGTTTCTACcgaaattcaagaaaaagatCAACAAGCTGGTGAATCCAATACTGCGACCGATACAGGTGTCATTCATAAAACTGAGGAAGAAACGTTAATATACTTTGATAATGTTTACCCTCGTGCCACTTCTGTTTGGAATCCCACTCTTTGGTATAATTTACTATTAAGAAACCAATCTAGGGAAGCTGTCAGAGAGAAGATCCAAAATTTCGCTAGTCCCACTTCAAATCCTATCCATGGACTTCGATTAAGATCCACAATTCCTGTTAAGAGAGATGGAGGTGTGTTTGCTACATTCTTGATACCTGGAAGATATACTAAAGCTCAGGTGAACTCTTTGATTCAACAGAACACCGCAAAGGAATCATCAAGAACTCTCATCGGTAAATACTTCACAAAGGCCACAGCATTTCCAGTGAAAGGTACCCCATGGATAGAAGATTTGAGGAGATTACCAAACACCACGATTGTAGTAAAATTTCAAGGACCTCCCTTAACCGAGGAAGAGAtgtattcattatttagAAGATATGGAACTATTGTGGATATTTACCCAGCCGGATCGGTTGCGACTGACGGTTATGCAAGAGTGAAGTATAGATCTTACAGAGGTGCTATTTGTGCCAAGAATTGTGTGTCTGGAATTGAAATCAGGAACACCGTGGTACATATTCAGTATGACGCCATAATACAGGGCCATATTTTTTCCAACTTCTTTGTCAATCACACTAGAATAGCTATTCCAGTACTGATTGCGTTGCTATCTATTTTTGCTGTCCTGGTTTTTGATCCTATAAGAGAATTTTCAATCGAACAAAAGATTACTCATAAATATTCACTATCATTTGGTAATCCTCTGTTTAAAAGTGTAAGGAAATTTACTTCTTCAACCGTATCCTCATTTAGGAATTACCTTGGTAGGAACGAGGAAAAACAAGCTGAGAAGCATTTATGGGaggaaagaattgaaagtgTTAATGACTTAAAAATGTGGTTAGAGGAAAACATCAATACCTTTGTTATAGTAAGGGGTCCAAGAGGTACCGGTAAGCATGATTTGGTAATGCAACATACACTAAATGATAGGGAAAATGTGTTGTATTTGGATTGTGATAAGCTTATCAAATCAAGGACGGATGCGAAGTTTCTGAAGAACGTTTCCTCCCAATTAGGTTACTTCCCAGTTTTCCCATGGATTGATTCAGTTacaaatattattgatttaATGGTACAAGGTTTAACTGGCCAAAAGACTGGCTTGTCTGAAACGAAGGAGACACAATTTAGAAATATGCTAACTACAACCATGATGGCTTTGAGACATATAGCATTAAAAGATTACAAACCTGTTGTCACAAATGGAGATACTACAATCAACGttaaagaggaagattATTTGCAACAACACCCAGAAGCTAAacctgttgttgttttggATAGTTTTGAAGGAAAGGCTGATATTAATGGATTTGTTTACAGAGAGCTATCTGATTGGGCAACTATGTTAGTACAGACAAATGTTGCTCATGTCATATTTTTGACTGAGACAATTGGATCAAATCAGGTGTTAACCGAATCATTTCCTAATCAGGTATTTAAGACTTTGATTCTATCTGACGCCTCGAAAGAGAATTCGAGAGAGTATGTCCTGTATAGACTGAAAGAGAACCAAATACAGAAAGAAGAGGCCACAAATGAAAACGAAGATGCTCCTGAACAGAaggtaaatatttttgatgaGAAGGATTTAcatgatattgatgaagtATTGGAACCTTTAGGTGGTAGAATGTTAGATTTACAAGCTTTTGTTAGGCGTGTAAAATCTGGCGAGGAGCCCAAAGAAGCGTTGGATAAGATGATCGAACAGGCATCAGAACAGATTACTCAGATGTTTTTGAGTGACAAGGTTGATAGTTTAAAAAGTGCCCAAGCATGGGAATTAATTGGGTTGTTAAGCGAAAGTCCAGTAGTATCTTTTCATGATATTATCTATAGACCTTTGTTCAAATCTGCACCTGAGCTAGGTATTTTGGAGTTGGAAAATAACGGTTTGATAACGGTGACAAGAAACAGAGGAGTGTTGCAAGAAATACACCCTGCAAAACCTTTATACAGAGCTGCGTTTTCGTATCTTCAAAAGGATTCTCGCTTATCAAAGGTTCTCAAGACACGTTATTTGTTAAAGGTGATTAGTTTTGAAACTTCACGAATTAAGGGCTGGGAAGAAGAGCTACGCCCATTAGGTAAGGTTAGAGATCTAAAACAGTTTAAGAGCAGACTAGACTACTTATCGGGAAAAATTGATGTGAGTAGTGCAACAATAAGCAAATGCGAAGATGAAGTCAAAGAGCTCTCCAAAAATGATTGA
- the NCAS0D02410 gene encoding uncharacterized protein: MADPLDEQELHDYDFSNRDPLIFEPSSPPPSSGKTFTTKLRSISRYVNSSRLLQLTRRYTQFFTKRIAGSTKKEMIYRICLITLVCTIITISTTSSGQQKGMQIYYSNFHKLRPVSSIKDLNNVDISKMLRFKKWTSSPMTEETFNQKYETEELVAYAANLDLKRLNKQNSKKGKVEDKFANMRHNQNYESLVTCNELRYNTSLESSVEKRIIDDDLIQMRRDILARKDQLSKAITSTRHKDLPESEIIEKYWTRFGAAPLWMEQEQCYVVYSRVSYSEHGHKVVSKISLIRAQAFDKDWNEIIGKRIPFNDVAIPKDIEAELKKLDEELGLNTCDHLIDDPVALDDCIVDAAKNKLAAEKKKANILSKYYMTYPTILDIPFDSSKLMSGPEDPHVIMRKTTTVEEPIVFFNMQEKENHRQMYGFFPHRKNDPMIKFNLEGRKLNDVEKNWSPFFRQNIEFRTFSRGTIQFIYSYAPLEIMRCSLDDGQCKMVFEATTNGVQDSSKFGNMRGSSQYLPLPNVFPAVKDKQIWVGFPKVHLGYCGCGTSFYRPMLSILVESRGVYYLSATIPAIDFNIDVLNWDEKTTNCVAENVLNLNSIAFWDVVSQDPETKKIEDYMIVSVSEADVLTKIVTIKGIMNFVMGVYDNKPMKESLDLNADTRVIIEKTTRCIIDETYDECKAYGKSHQGKDSSVGDLTAVDAAKAIAAQLEKVGEKKKEKEKEKEKEKEKENKENKEKEKEKEKEKEKEKEKEKNKKEGKN; this comes from the coding sequence ATGGCAGACCCACTGGACGAGCAAGAACTTCACGACTATGACTTCTCAAATAGAGACCCTCTCATCTTTGAACCATCATCACCGCCACCATCATCAGGGAAAACGTTTACAACAAAACTTCGCTCCATTTCCAGATACGTTAACTCTTCGAGACTACTACAGCTAACGAGAAGATATACTCAATTTTTCACAAAGAGGATAGCAGGATCTaccaagaaagaaatgattTACAGAATATGCCTAATCACGCTGGTTTGTACCATTATTACAATATCCACCACATCAAGTGGACAACAAAAGGGAATGCAAATTTATTACTCTAATTTTCATAAACTTCGTCCTGTGTCAAGCATAAAGGACCTCAATAATGTTGACATCTCCAAGATGTTAAGATTTAAGAAATGGACTTCCTCTCCCATGACCGAAGAAACATTCAACCAAAAGTATGAAACTGAAGAATTGGTTGCTTACGCGGCTAAtttagatttgaaaaggttAAATAAGCAAAATTCGAAAAAAGGGAAAGTGGAGGACAAATTTGCAAACATGAGACACAACCAAAATTATGAGTCGTTGGTGACATGTAATGAATTACGATATAATACTTCTTTGGAAAGTTCCGTAGAGAAAAGAATCAtagatgatgatttgaTCCAAATGAGAAGAGATATATTAGCAAGGAAGGATCAATTATCCAAGGCAATTACAAGTACTCGGCACAAAGATTTGCCTGAGAGCgaaataatagaaaaataCTGGACTAGATTTGGTGCAGCACCGTTATGGatggaacaagaacaaTGCTATGTCGTATATTCAAGAGTGTCTTACTCGGAACATGGCCATAAAGTTGtatcaaaaatatctttaataaGAGCGCAGGCTTTCGATAAGGATtggaatgaaattattgggAAAAGAATCCCGTTTAACGATGTTGCCATACCTAAAGACATTGAGGctgaattaaagaaattagatgaagaacTAGGATTAAATACTTGCGATCATTTGATAGATGATCCTGTGGCGCTAGATGATTGTATTGTTGATGCTGCAAAAAACAAACTGGCGGCTGAGAAGAAAAAGGCTAAcattctttccaaatattaCATGACATATCCAACTATTTTAGATATACCATTTGATAGCAGCAAACTAATGAGTGGACCAGAAGATCCACATGTAATTATGAGAAAAACTACAACTGTGGAGGAACCAATCGTGTTCTTCAACATGCAGGAGAAGGAAAACCATAGACAAATGTACGGTTTTTTTCCACATAGGAAAAATGATCCAATGATCAAGTTTAATTTGGAAGGTCgtaaattaaatgatgtTGAGAAAAATTGGAGTCCATTTTTCCGTCagaatattgaatttagaACCTTTTCTCGTGGTACAAtccaatttatttattcataCGCCCCATTGGAAATTATGAGATGTTCTTTGGACGACGGTCAATGTAAGATGGTATTTGAAGCTACTACTAATGGAGTCCAGGATAGTTCCAAGTTTGGTAACATGAGAGGCTCAAGTCAATATTTGCCCCTACCTAATGTCTTCCCGGCGGTAAAAGATAAGCAAATTTGGGTCGGGTTTCCCAAAGTACATCTTGGATATTGTGGTTGTGGTACCAGTTTCTATAGGCCGATGTTGAGCATATTGGTTGAATCACGGGGTGTGTACTATCTATCTGCCACAATTCCTGCTATTGACTTTAACATAGATGTTTTAAATTGGGACGAAAAGACTACGAACTGTGTTGCAGAGAATGTGTTGAATCTAAATTCGATTGCATTTTGGGATGTGGTCAGTCAAGATCCAGAAACTAAAAAAATTGAGGATTATATGATTGTCTCGGTAAGTGAAGCTGATGTTTTAACCAAAATTGTGACAATTAAAGGTATTATGAATTTCGTCATGGGAGTATATGACAATAAACCTATGAAGGAATCTTTAGATCTAAACGCGGACACCCGTGtgattattgaaaaaacgACAAGATGTATAATAGATGAAACGTATGATGAATGCAAAGCTTACGGAAAGTCTCACCAGGGCAAGGACAGCTCCGTTGGTGACTTAACTGCTGTCGATGCAGCAAAGGCTATTGCCGCCCAATTGGAGAAGGTTggagaaaagaaaaaggaaaaggaaaaggaaaaggaaaaggaaaaggaaaaggagAATAAGGAGAATaaggagaaggagaaggagaaggagaaggagaaggagaaggagaaggagaaggaaaagaataaaaaagaagggaaaaattga
- the NCAS0D02420 gene encoding SDR family oxidoreductase gives MDNTISSSLSSVPLSVNQSIHIKQTMSSQTTVFVSGASGFIALHVVNDLLNAGYKVIGSARSQEKCDQLLAKFKNHPSLSMVIVPDISDLNAFDDVFKKYGKEIKIVLHTASPFRFDVNDYEKDLLIPALNGTKSILNAIKQYAAQTVERVVITSSMAAQLNTIYMNDKSITVDETSWNDATWEGCQTDPVSAYCASKGFAEKAAWDFLKENKDQVKFKLSTVLPVYVFGPQLFPEPSKKVLNTSSEIINQIVNADKDTELMQMNGGFIDVRDVAKAHLLAFQKDECAGERLSLYGGMFSTQDFLDIINEDFPQLKGKIPVGKPGTGKDVIENSYKINNERTKKLLGFEFINKRDCVDASVQQILETEGKL, from the coding sequence ATGGATAACACCATCTCTTCGTCTCTTTCCTCTGTTCCTCTCTCCGTAAACCAATCAATTCATATCAAACAAACAATGTCTTCCCAAACTACAGTCTTTGTCTCCGGTGCCTCAGGGTTCATCGCCCTTCACGTCGTCAACGACCTATTAAACGCAGGTTATAAAGTTATCGGCTCAGCCAGATCCCAAGAGAAGTGCGATCAATTGCTAGCCAAATTTAAGAACCACCCATCTTTATCCATGGTTATTGTGCCAGATATCTCCGACTTGAACGCCTTCGATGACGTATTCAAGAAGTAtggtaaagaaattaaaattgttCTACACACAGCATCTCCATTCCGTTTTGACGTCAACGATTACGAAAAGGATCTATTGATTCCTGCTCTTAACGGTACCAAGTCCATCTTGAATGCCATCAAACAATACGCTGCTCAAACAGTGGAAAGAGTCGTAATCACCTCTTCCATGGCTGCCCAATTAAACACCATTTACATGAATGATAAGAGTATCACTGTAGATGAAACTAGCTGGAATGATGCTACATGGGAGGGCTGTCAAACCGACCCAGTGTCTGCTTACTGTGCCTCTAAGGGATTTGCTGAAAAGGCAGCATGGGATTTCTTGAAGGAAAACAAGGACCAagttaaattcaaattatccACCGTTTTGCCCGTTTATGTCTTTGGTCCACAATTATTCCCTGAACCTTCCAAGAAGGTATTGAACACTTCCTCTGAAATTATTAACCAAATAGTTAATGCCGATAAGGATACCGAATTGATGCAAATGAATGGTGGGTTCATTGATGTCCGTGATGTGGCTAAGGCTCATTTATTGGCATTCCAAAAGGATGAATGTGCCGGTGAAAGATTATCTCTATATGGTGGGATGTTCTCAACACAAGATTTCTTGGATATAATTAACGAAGATTTCCCACAATTGAAGGGAAAGATTCCTGTGGGGAAACCAGGTACTGGTAAGGACGTTATTGAAAACTCCTATAAGATAAACAACGAGAGAACCAAGAAATTGCTGGGTTTcgaatttattaataagaGAGACTGTGTGGATGCCAGTGTTCAACAAATACTAGAAACTGAAGGGAAATTATAA